In Roseofilum capinflatum BLCC-M114, the genomic window CTAATCATAAAGCCACTGACCCCGAATCAGAAGAATTTGATTCCAATTATTCTGAAGTTAGGGATCGGGGCCGGGAAAGTTATACCCATAAGAACTTGCCCATCAGAACTGTTGTAAGTCTTGATAAGCGCGTTTGAGTAGATCACTATAACGCTCTTCAAACACTTTCGGGTGAAACTGGGTCGAATGGGTATGAATTTGTTCGGGGTTAAAGGGCGATCGCCCCAATGCCTCAAACTGCTCCACCGCTTCTATCAACGATTCTGGGGTTTGCTGTGGAAATAATAACCCGGTTGCGCCCTCTGGGTGAACCCGAAAATCGCGAACCGTTTCTAAAGCGCCTCCCTTGCCATAGGCAATGACGGGAGTGCCACAGGCTTGGGCTTCCACAACGGCCATGCCAAAATCTTCACAAGCAGCATATACAAAGGCTTTAGCTTCGCTCATGTATTGATTGACGACCTCATTGGACTGAAAACCCAGAAACTCAATATTGGATTTGGCGATCGCTTCAAGTTCTTCCCGTTGAGGCCCGGTACCAATGACCACCAGATGCCGACCTAACTGGTTAAATGCTTCCACCATGAGCCGTACTTGCTTGTAGCTGACCAAACGGCAGACGGTGACATAAAAATCCTGTTTTTTGGCTTGGAAGGGAAAGCGATCGATATCGATAGGAGGGTAAATCACTTCCGCTTGGCGGCGATAGCACCGCCAAATTCGCCTTGCAGTGTGCTTGGAGTTGGCAATGAACTGATCTACCCGATTGGCGGATATCACGTCCCACAGCCTCATTTTGTGGAGGATATACCGACTCACCCAACCGGGTATACCTCGCCCCAATTTACTCTCCTTCAGATACTCGAAGGTTAAATCCCAGGCATAGCGCATGGGGGTATGGCAATAACACAGATGCAGTTGTCCCGGACGGGTGAGGACTCCTTTGGCGACGGCATGGGAGGAGGAGAGAATAATATCATAGTCGCCTAAATCCAGTTGCTCGATCGCCAAGGGAAGCAGAGGCAAATAATTTTGTACTCCTCGACGAGCAAAGGGAAAGTGCTGTAAAAACGTGGTTCCAATCTGGCGCTGATAGAGGTAACTATCGGGGTTGGTGGATTCAAAGTCAATCAGAGCATACAGATCTGCGTCAATCTGTTTGAGAATTGCTTTAACCACCAGTTCCGATCCCCCCGTGGCTAAGGGGGTTAACCATTCATGGACAAGGGCATATTTGAGTTCGGGCATGTTGAGAGAATAGGGAATGAGGAAAAGTTATTGCAGGGTTCATTGATTGTCCAATTGATTGTCCAATTGATTGTCCAAACGATGAAGAATTGCTAAAAAGGTGTCGATCGCCGCTTCTTCATTGTCTGGACAGAGGATCGGGACATGGATAAATAGAGCGCGAGTGGGGAGATTGAGGCTTTTAATCTCATTTAAGACCCCATAATAGAGATCTTCACAGACAAATCGACCGGCATAATCGCTAATATAAACCCGATCGAGTCCCTTAATGAGCTGTTCTAGGTCGATCGCCGGTCTTAAAATTTTATCCCCTTGCGTCGCATTCGACTCAATACTGAGGCGATCGCGTTGTTCTGCCATGCCGCAACACAACACCCAACGCGGTTGATAGGAGTGCAAAGACACCAGGGTTTGCGCGATCGCCTGTGGGGAATGCACCGGTAGTTTTCTCAGTAACAATAACCGCTCTGGATGCGGATAACATTCACCAATGCGCTCCAGGAGATCATCAGAGGAGTTACTCTTCTGGTGCGGTTTCCAGGTCGTAAAGGAGGTTAACAGAAAGGATCGGGTCATTTCCTCTGACTATTGACTTTGTACTTCATCGGCAAAGTTTTCCCAGCGCACAAACTCAAAGGGGCCAGCAATGGAACCCCAAACCCTTTCATCCGTTTCTAAGTCACGTCCGCGATCTAAGCTAATCAGTCCTTGTGGACTGACTTCAAATTCACTATCAAGATAAGTTGTTTTATCGTTACGAACGACTACGCAACCTTTTCCAGGTTCGACTGTGGCTTTGAAACTATGTCCTGTCCATTGCACTTGGAAGGTACATCCGGGCAGTTTTTCAATCCGGTCTGCGGTCAATTTCTGGAGGCGCTCAGGTTGTCGAGATGCACCATAGAACTCTTGTTCACCGAGAACTTTATGATTTTCCACCTCAATTTGATTCTCCTTGAGGACAAAGTTGAGAACACGAGTACGATAGGGTTGAGTGACATCTAGATCGTAGGCTTGCTCTAGATATAAACTAATATTGCCCATCAGATCGAAGGGTAGAGGACGCATACAAACGCGAATATGGGCAAAAAAGGGCGGATTTTCAAACGCTTGCTCTTGATTACTAAAGTCAGCAGCCATCCAACGGGCTAAGGTAACAATATCTGTAGAATGGGTCATAACTATTAAAACTTCAAAATTCAAAGTTATCTTCTATATCTGCAATTTCTCTGAGTAAAGAAACTCGATGACGGTGCATAATAAAACCAGAGTTAGGATAGACCTAGAGCCGGATGCTATGAACTATCAACAGTTTGAAGCCTTTAATCACCTGAAGCCTGAACAAATCCAAGACTTCCTGAAAGTAGGCAAACAGGGAACGATCGCAGCAAGCAAGCGCATTCTAAAACAAAATGTTCTCTGTCGGCAAATTATTTTCCTTCTAGAAGGAGAGGTTCAGGTTTCCCTGGAGACCTCCAAAGGGGAACACACCCTATCAACGATCAGCGCTCCTACTGTACTGGGAGAAATCAGTTTTTTTAGCGGTGAACCCAGTTCTGCAACGGTTACGACCCTGACCCAGATTAAGGTTCTGGTGATTGACTTTGATGTTCTGCGTCAACGACTGATCGAAGGCGATCGCGTCACAGCTTTGATCCTGTTGAATATGTCCCAAGCCTTGGCTAAACGGGCCTCAACCATGACTCGTCAGCTTTCGGAATTCTATGTTAAACAACAGGAAATGGAAACCCAGGTCTCAGAGGTACAACACGCAAGTACGGCCATTTTTGGAGAATGGAGCTTTATCTAATGCGGTGCGCTTTATTCAATCATTCATTTCTTTATAGGTGGCAACAGAGGAGGGAGAAATACGGTTTAGGTAGCGGAAAATCCAATACTTAAAGACGGTATCTAGAATAACCGGAAAGGTCGCAATAAAAAGGAAAATAAATTCTCGACTTTCGGGGAGTCCAAAATGCCGAGATAAGCCTTCGAGAATCACTTCCCAACCGTGGGGAGAGTGGAACCCAACGAACATATCGGTAAAAAGGATAATAATGAAGGCTTTGGCACTATCACTTAACCCGTAAACCAAGTCATCCATGAATGATTTAAGGACAGTAATTTCTCGCTTACTGGTATAAACAACCCAGCCAAAGGCGACAAAGGCAAAAAAGTCCGAGAAGATGTTTTTTACTGCATCGGAGCTGTGAGTTTTAAACTCTTCTTTGATTTCCTCTGCTTTGTGATGTAGTTCTTTTTGTACTTCTTCTGGACTCATTTCCGGCAATTCGCCAATCAGCATTTCAAACTTGAGTTGGCTTTCAAATTTTTCCAATTCCATGAATGCTTCTGCTTCCATGTCTTCATTCAGGAAGATGGAAATTTGCTCTCGTTCTTTAAATTTATCGACAATGGGGCCGACAATAAAATTACTGGCAATTTGTTGAGTTAAAAGGGGAATTAGGAACGCCAGCAAGATAAATCTGAGGGAAATAATGGTTTTAAATTTGGAGATCCGAAACCGATTCATTAATTCTTCTTCGGTTTTGGGGTCGAGTTCTTTTTGGACTCGTTTGAACGTTCCTAAAATGGTACGAGGCAGAAAGCTAGATTGATCGGAAATGGTTTCAGCATTAGTAATTTCTTCGACCGTTGGTGGCGGTAGGGATTGGGAGCGATTGGATTGAGAAGATTTGGATTGGGGTACAGTGAGGGATTGAGATGGATCGACGGGAATGACGGCTTTAGAATTGGATGAGGTCTGGGAGCCATATCGACTTAAAACTCGATCGATGGTCGTGAGTTTTTCTAGGGTAAGTTGGGAGTCTTCAATAGGATTTTTGTCCAGATTGATGCTGCTGGATTGCCAAAGGCTATTGGCTAATTTTCGCGATGAAGAGTTGACGAAAAAACGGCTGGTATTGAATTCGGATAATCGGATGCGAGCGGCGTTTAAGTTGTTGGTCAATTCTTGCTTAAAATAAGCTTGAACTGTGCTATTATATTGGGGAGAATTAGGAACAATCTTCTGTCCACCAAAGTATTCATCTTCGATCGCCTGAATTTTCAGCACAGCTTCGTAGGCATCATCTAAGGCGCGATCGGGGGTTTGCCAAAACCAGCGATTGAGAACGCGAAAGGAAGATTGAAGCTTTTGCCAGGGAGAGCCTTTAGCCATGTTATTGCAGAAAATTCAGAGCAAATGGACAGAATTACCAGCGCCTGGCGCTATGGATCGTATCTTATCAAATGTCTTTTAACTCGTGTAGCGTGTCTTTCAATTCCCTTTGGATCGTGGGCCCCTCCCGCAGGGGGAAAACCCGTCGCCTGGTGGAGTACATCGGCGAGCAGGTCGGGCCAGACATGGAGAGTGGCTCCACGGCCAACCCGATGATTCTAGTGTTGGCGGCAACGGGGGATAATCGTTTAGATTTGGACGATCGCCTCACCCGTTTAGACCCCCCTCGCGGGGGACTGTTGAGCCAAACCACCACCCCCCTAGGGTTTTGTCTCAATCAAGTCAGTCTGTTTTGGCCCCAATTAATGCAACAACTGGCGATCGAATCCCAGTTTCCGGTGCGTCTGCGGCCAGAAACTGAGCAAGAATTAGCCCAAGCCCTATGGCAAGAAGAGTTAGACCGGGAAGCCCTCAGTTTAGACGGGGTTTCCCCCGTGCGCTTGGTGCGGCAACTGTTGGATACTTGGGCCCTAGCAGCAGCTAGTGGGGTAGCGATCGCCGATATCCCCACCATCCTGGAAGAAGGGCAACTGGGCAATCTAGGGAAAAACCCAGACATCTGGGAAAACATCGGCGTTGCCCTCCAACAGTGGCGCAGTTGGTGCTTAACCCATGGCTTCCTCACCTATGGACTCGCCCTAGACCTCTATGGACAGCACCTGATCGGCGATCGCCACTACCAAACCTATCTCCTAGACCGCTACCAAAGCCTCTGCGCCGATGATGTAGACGAATATCCCGCCATCATGCGGTATCTATTCGAGCTATTTCTAGAACAGGAGCGCCCCTGTCTATTCACCTACAACCCCGATGGCGGCATTCGCGTCGGCTTAAATGCCGATCCCCAGTACATCGCCCAAATTGCTCGTCGTTGCCACATTGAAGACCTGCGAGAGCAACCCAACCCAGGACTAGCGGGAATCCTCAACCTCGAAGAAATCGAACAAGTCATCAACCCCCTCTTCGCCCAACCCGTGCGACTGCCTCCCGAATCGATCCAATCGGTGCAAACCGTCTCGCGATCGCAACTGTTGCGGGAAACTGCCGAAACCCTGATCGATGTGATTAAAAACCAGCACATCCCCCCCCAAGACATCGCCATCATCGCCCCCGGTTTAGACGACATCGCCCGCTATACCCTGCTCCATCTCCTCGATCGAGCCGATATTCCCCTACGTCCCCTGAACGAACAGCGGCCCCTGATCGCCTCTCCCTTGATTCGCGCTCTGCTCACCCTGCTGACGTTGGTGTATCCGGGTTTAGGGCGACTGGTGAACCGAGAGGCGATCGCCGAAATGCTGATCGTCCTCAGCCATCCCCTCCTGGGAACTCCCCAACCCAACCAACCCCCTCCCTACTGGATCGACCCCGTGCGAGCCGGTCTGATCGCCGATCACTGCTACGTTCCCGACCCCGACCATCCCCACCTACTCCCCATGGAAGTCTTTGAGCGATGGGATCGGTTAGGCCATCTTCCTAGCAACGCCTACAACCAAATCCGAACCTGGATTGAGAACCAAAAACAAGAATACTCCGAACGTCTCTTGACAACTCCCCTCATCTTCCTCGATCGCGCCATTACCCGCTTTCTCCTCACCCATACCCTGCCCTACGACCAACTAGCCGCCATCCGGGAACTGATGGAAACTGCCCATCACTACTGGCAAATTCATCAGCGCTTGCATCCTGAGCGCTCCCCTCTAAAGCAATTTATCCAACTGCTGCGCCAGGGCACAATTAGCGCCAACCCTTACCCCGTCCGACCCACTGGCCCCAAAGCCAACGCCGTCACCCTAGCCACCATTTTCCAATACCGTTCCAGTCGTCTGTCCCACCGATACCACTTTTGGCTCGATGCCAGTTCTCCCCTATGGCTCAAAGGGGGAGCAGCGAACCTCTGGGCTGCGCCCCTGTTTTTACAACACCGTTTAGGCAAACCCTGGACAGTGGAACACACCCAAGAAGCTGATGAAGAACGACTCCGGCGCATTTTGCTCGATTTACTCAGTCGCGTAGAGGAGCGACTGTATCTGTGTCATAGCGATTTAGCCGTCAATGGTACAGAACAAACCGGGCCTTTATTTGCGTTGGTGAGCGCGAGTCTTGAGTTGAGGAATCAGGAGGAGTTGATCGGTTCTAACGATTGATGGCGATCGCTGAAAGTATGATAAATAAAAACCCATTCAGCCAGCGTCCAAGATATACTCGACATAAGACGACCTACTTGTTTTGTCAGATTCTAGGGCAAGCGATATGAAATCCTATGCAACCTCCTCTGCAAGAGCAGAAATGAACGAACTGCGCCGCTTAAAAGGCCTATTGCCGCCAGAACTGCAAAGTTGGGTGATCGTAGAGGTGGCAACAGAAATGAACCCTCCCTTGGTGCGATCCGAAGAAATTGGCAATGATGAAGTGGAAATTCAGATTGATTTGGCCAAATGGGATCAACTGGCGATCGACCAACGCAATCTCCTCTTTTGGCATGAAGTGGGGCGGATTCAGAATGATACGATTCCCAAAGATGGCTGGGAAATGGCAGCCCTAGCCATTGGTTTAGGGGGCGCAGTGGGAGAGCTGTGGGTACAAGATGGCTTGTTGCTTCTGCTCGCCCTGGCGTTATGTGGCGTTTCCGGTTATCGCCTCTATCAGAAAAATAACCCCGAAAAGACTTTACAGGAAGCCATTCAAGCGGATGAAAAGGCGATCGCCTTAGCCACCCGTTTTGGCTATACCCTGCCCAATGCCTACAAGAGTCTGGGCAGTGCCTTAAAAATCTTAATCGAACAAAACCCGAAAAAACGCCAACGCAGCCGCTATGAAGCCCGCTTGCAAGCTCTCAAGCGCAGTGCATCCAAGGCGAAAGCTAGAGCGAAGGGTAAAACGGATGCTCCCTTTGCGGCTGAACCCGAACCGGATTATCGTTCGGAAAATATCTTTGGTTGAGTCTCAGGAGTGAGGAGTAAGGAGGAATTTTTGGGTCTCCCTATTCCTTATTTCTGTTTTTCGGTTGCGATCGCTCTTTATATCAGATAACTAGGTTAGCCAAAGAAGCGTTCATAATCATCATGATTGCCAATCCAAAACCAGGTTACTGTATCGTTTTCCTTGAATCCCAAAACTCGATAATTGCGCGTCACTCGTACTGACCAAATCTCCTCCTCTGAGTTAATACACTTAAAATGGAGAGAGGGATGAAAGGGATTGTCCGCCCATAGCCGATAGGCCTTGCGGGTGCGTTCTCGAACCTCCTGATTAAGCTGACGATACTGCTGCCAAAATGAAGGCAGAACCTCAGATTTCATAACTGCTCATAATCCATTTTTGTCGCTTTTCCCGCAGCGCGTTCTTGTTTCGCTTGTCGTGCGGCTGCAACTAAGGCGGATTGGGTGCGACGAAAGGACTCATCCCACTGTTTTTCATCCTGTAAATCGGCAATATACTCGCGCACATGAGCGACGATTTGCTGTTGAATTTCATCGGGTAAAGGCTCTACCATCTCTACCAAATCTTTAATGGCTAATGACATGATCTGCTCCTATTAGGATTTCGTTTGATGATTTAGAGAGCTGCTTGTCTGGATTTTGGCGATCGCCATTTCTCTCGATTCCTTCTACTTTACCGCGATTCATGACGATGATGCGATCGCTCATAAACTTGACGACGCTTTTCACAGAACACTTGTTAAGGGTTTTTGCGACCCGATCGCCCCCTAGCACTGCACCAGATTAACAGTTTTACGCCACCCCAGGCGACAACAGCGAAGGCAAAGCTCACCAGAACGGCGATGATAAAGGGATGGAGGCGATCGCCATGATTTTGTTGCAATGGCGAAGTCCAGGGGTAGTCAAAGATAAGTGCTGAGGTGGATGCAACGATCGCACCCACGGCGATCGCGCTCCCAAAGGTTTGGATCTGATGCTCTAGGTTGCGATCGCTTTAGCTCAAACTCTCCTCAACCCAATTTTCTAGACTCAACCCTTCAACCCAGCTAAATTCTCTAATATTATTAGTAACTAATGTCACTCCTCGATTCACCGCTTGGGCTGCAATCAGTAAATCATAACTGCCAATGGGTTCCCCCTGTTGCTCTAAAGTGGCTCGAATTTGACCAAATTTTTGTGCATCTTCTGGGCAGAAATCGACGATCTGAAACGGTGAACAAAAGCGAGTTAAGGTCTCTCGGTTGCGCTGGGGATTTTGGCTTTTTGCTGCTCCATACTCCAGTTCTGCTAAGGTGATGATGGAAATTCCAACATCTCCAGTATTAACCTTCTGCAATCGCTCCTTTACAATGAGAGGTTTCTGCTTGATCGCATAAATACAAATATTGGTATCGAGTAAGAACCTCATGAAAAGATATCCTCTCGTTCTGGGAGTTCAGGTTGTTCTCGAACCTCTAAAAAGTCAGGGGTAAACTGGTATAAGTTATTCCACCATCGATCGTCAAAATATTCCCCAGGCTCAGACAGTTGCTGTTGGGTTTCGCTGTCGTCTGCTGTGACCTGATTGATATAGGCTAAAACCCGATCGATCTGTGATTCGGGTAGGGTTTGAATGGCTTGAATGAGTCTTTCTCTAGCGGTCATCTTTGGTTTACCTCTGGGATATTAACGGTTTTTGCGACCTGATCGCCCCCTAGCACTGCACCAGATGAACAGTTTTACGCCACCCCAGGCGACAACAGCGAAGGCAAAGCTGACGAGAACGGCGATGCTAAAGGGATGGAGCTGATCGCCATGATGCTCTTGCCAGGGAAATGTCAAGGGTTCCTGGAAGATGAGCGTGGAGGTGGAGGCAACGATCGCACCGACGGCGATCGCACTCCCGAAGGTTTGGATTTGATGCTCTAGGTGGCGATCGCTTTCTGCTTGGTCAATTTCCACTAAACCACGAATGGTATTAATTGCCGTGTCTAACAGTCGTTCCCCTTGCTGGAGATAGACCAAATCAGCCGCAATTTGTCGCTGAAACCGTTGAAACGTGCGATCGGTTTTATCGCGCCAAACACTTAAATTACTGTCACAATTAGTTTCCATGCGGCTCAGGGTATCGAGATAATTCTCTTGATTAATGGCGATCGTATTCTGAAACGTTTCCAGACTGCGAATTCGCTGGGAATAGCGCAAAGACAAGTCTAACAGATTTTTGATTTGCTGTTTCAGTTTCTTTAAATCTTCGTCTGATAAATCTGGAGGAATACTGGTCGGAATATTTTTAGGAAACTTTTTTATCGCCTTTTCAATTTTTTTAATATCCTTCTGGGCTTTTTTATATTCTTTGCGGCTATCGAGAAAATTCTGTTGATTTTTATGATCGTACAAAAACAGTTCCGGTAAATCCCACTGAATTTGCTTGAGCTTCTTGGTCGTGTCTTCCTCAAAAATCAATAAAATCAGAATCTTTCCATAGGGATGGAGCCGAAAAATAGTTTTATACTCGTAAATATAGCCCCCTAAGAATTCCCCACAGTGGTAAAATGGTGGGGCTTGCTCTAGGGAGTCGAGTTGCAGAAATTGCTTTAATACTTCATTAGCAACAGATTTTAAGCTCTCGGCTTTTTCTGGACGGTCTTGGGCAATAAAACCACTCAAAAAAAGGGTAGTGCCCCAAAACGCTTGGCTCAGAATTTCTCCGGTTTTATTCGGTTCACCTGAATACGTGCCAGAGAAAAATTCCTTTGGGGGTTTGACTTGGGATAAATCAGAGAAAGAAATCTCGTTATCGTCTGATTCTTGCGGACAAAATAAGGTGAGAGCAAAACCATAGGTATCATTGAGAAACTGAGGATAAAGAAATCCCTGATATTTTGGCGGTAAGCTAATCCAGACAATTCCTCTTCCTTCGGAATCTGGGATTAAATCAAAATTGGCTAATTTAGAATCGATAAGATCCTGGAAATCGCCACGGAAATTGAGGATAACTGGCTGGCTATTTGGAGTGAGGATATGATAAGAGTTTAATAGACCTTGATAGTAAGAAGTAACCGAAGCAATATGAATATTTTGTTCGGTAAAATTTGTGAAATGGAGAGGTTTTAAGTGATAACTGAACAAGCGGATATTTAGGGCACAAATTGAGTTTATTTCTGTATTCATATTTCCCATTTGGTTGCTTTTCCCCTTCTCCTGCGGGAGAAGGGGGTAGGGGGATGAGGGGCAGCCATTACATAACTCATTTAGGTTTGCTATATATTAGAGTTTAGTTTGATGATTGAGAGGGTGGGTTATCTCGATTTTGCCTATCTTTGATTGCAGAACGCAAACTGTCATTCGTAATCGGTTGGTCTGGCTCTGAGCGCCGAGGTGGGGTCTCATTAGGTTTGAGAGGGTCACATCTCACGTTCTGTAGAGCAGTCTTGACGGATTCATAATCATGGTCATCCAGCCAATCTATAATCACCTCCTCAATGTCTTCATAATCCTCATCGGCAAGGGGATCTAGTTTTTCATCCAGTTCTGCCCAAGTTTCCTGGTTGCAATTGGTAAACATGGAGGGTTGTTGCTGCAAAAGGTACTGGAATTTAGCAACTCGTTCTTTACTGATTTGACTCGGATTGGTGAAAGCCATGATATTCCTCTGGATTATTTTCAGGCGGGATTTCCCGGCTGTGCGTATTTTCCACTGGCGGTGAAAGCGGCCCAATAGCGGGCAGGGGCAAAAGGACGCTCTTTATCGAATAGTTTCAGCTCTTTCCGACATCGTTTTAGCGTTTTATCCTCTAATTTTAGGTCATTCTTTAACCAGGTTAAAACATCATCGCGGGAAATGGTGCGGAGCCAGTCTTGAGCCGCTTGCAAGGCCAGCACTACTGAAGTGTAGTGGGGCAGTTCTTGATAGAGGCGAATCATTAGCAGGGCGGAGAAAAAGTCATCGGCTTCCCAGAGACTGGCGACGACTGTGCGGGTTCCGGCATAGAAAAAGGCACTGGCTAACCCCACATAGTCATCGGTTGAAGAGGTTTCGACGAGGGCAGTTTTGCAGGCAGAGAGGATGAGTAGGCGACAGTTGGGGATATTGAGACGGGCGAAAATGTCTTGAAACGTGAGTTTTTCCTGGTTGGCGAGGCGCAGATAGGAGTTGAGGGGGTCAGCTTCGTTAAATTGGCCGTGACAGGAGAGGTGAATATAGCGGCTTTGCCGCAAGAAGGCTTGGTTTTCTGGTTTTTCCAGGTTGGCTTTGGTGGCTTGGTGGCGGCTGAGAACTTTTTCGGGGTTGAAGAGGGAGCGCAAGACTTCTACCTCGAATTCGGCAAAGGCGAGGTCTTCGGTGGGGTTTTGCAGGGCAAAGAAGGAAGAGGAAGGTTCTTCTAGGGGGGGACGTTGATGGAGGATGTCGAGGAATTGGCAACTGGGAGCGTATTGGATGGGGAACTGGTCTTGCAGGGGGTTGCCCTCTCCCCCAGTTCCTCTCTCACCGGGAGAGGGGAGAAAGGGGTTGCCCTCTCCCCCAGCCCCTCTCCCACCGGGAGAGGGGAGAAAGACGGGTAAGGCGTGGAGGGGGATGAGGTGCAGTTCGCGATGGGGAACGAGAATCAGCCGTTGGTAGTGTTGGAGGGGGGTGAGTAAATCGGGGAGATTTAAGGCGGGGCTGAGGGTTTGCAGCCGTTCATCGAGTTTATTGAGCCAGGTTTTGTGGTCATCGTAGTCGCTGCGGTAGTCGCTGATGGCTCGGTCGAGTTGTTGGCGGTTGGTGAAGTGGTGGGGGATGATTTGGAAGGTGTCCTCTTCTGTGGGAATGATGAGGAAGGCGTAGAAGCCGAGGTCGGGGTTGTTGGGGAGATACCACTCGATGAGGGCGGTTTGGCTGTCCAGGAGTTGGGAGAAGTTGGGCAGTTGGGTGGGGGGTTTTCGGGTGAGGTTGAACGTGAGGTCGCCAATTTCTTCGAGGAGGTTTTGGAATTCCTGGTTGGCGGCTGCAATTTGTTGGCGGATGGTGGCGGGGGAGAGGGGGTTGGTGCTGTTGTCGCTGGTGGTGAAGGCGAGTTGTTGTTGGTAGATGGCGAGGCGACTGCGGAGGTCGCTGATCTGTTGTTTTTGGCGGTCGGTGGCGTTTTTGGGGTAGAGGTTGGCGCTGTCGAGGAGTTCGGTGAGGGTGCGAGATTTGCTGCGTTCGACGGTGAGCAGGGCTTGGGCGTAGTCTTGCTGGTGAATGCAGGCTTGCACCATGTTTTCGTAGATGTCGAGGGAGTCGGCAATTAGTTCTCGTTTGGTTTTTTCCGAGGTTGCCCAGTAGCGGCTTTGTTCAATGGCGCGGATGGCATGGTCGTAGCCGTAGATGGCGTTTTCCCAGTCTTGGCGGTTGAAGGCAAAGTTACCAAGATTGCGTCCGGTTTGCAGACAGTCGAGAGGCAAGGCATCTGGGGTGCGAACCTGCAAACTGTCTCGATAGCAGCGAATCGCCCGCTCGATGTTCTCCACACGCTCTCCCCGCAGGCGATAGTTGTAAGCATTTCCCAAGTTATTTTGGGTCATGGCCCAATCTTGGGCATAGGCGCTGCGGGTATACACTTCTAAAGCGGCTTGATAACAGGCGATCGCCCGCTCCAGGTTCTCCGCTCGCTCTCCCCGCAGGCGATTTCTGTAAGCATTTCCCAAGTTATTTTGGGTCAGTGCCCATTTTTCAGCATAGGCGCTGGGGGTATACACTTCTAAAGCCGCTTCATAACAGGCGATCGCCCGCTCCAGGTTCTCCGCTCGCTCTCCCCGCAGGCGATTTCTGTAAGCATTTCCCAAGTTATTTTGGGTCAGTGCCCATTTTTCAGCATAGGCGCTGGGGGTATACACTTCTAAAGCCGCTTCATAACAGGCGATCGCCCGCTCCAGGTTCTCCGCTCGCTCTCCCCGCAGGCGATTTCTGTAAGCATTTCCCAAGTTATTTTGGGTCAGTGCCCATTTTTCAGCATAGGCGCTGGGGGTATACACTTCTAAAGCCGCTTCATAACAGGCGATCGCCCGCTCCAGGTTCTCCGCTCGCTCTCCCCGCAGGCGATTTCTGTAAGCATTTCCCAAGTTATTTTGGGTCAGTGCCCATTTTTCAGCATAGGCGCTGGGGGTATACACTTCTAAAGCCGCTTCATAACAGGCGATCGCCCGCTCCAGGTTCTC contains:
- a CDS encoding glycosyltransferase, whose amino-acid sequence is MPELKYALVHEWLTPLATGGSELVVKAILKQIDADLYALIDFESTNPDSYLYQRQIGTTFLQHFPFARRGVQNYLPLLPLAIEQLDLGDYDIILSSSHAVAKGVLTRPGQLHLCYCHTPMRYAWDLTFEYLKESKLGRGIPGWVSRYILHKMRLWDVISANRVDQFIANSKHTARRIWRCYRRQAEVIYPPIDIDRFPFQAKKQDFYVTVCRLVSYKQVRLMVEAFNQLGRHLVVIGTGPQREELEAIAKSNIEFLGFQSNEVVNQYMSEAKAFVYAACEDFGMAVVEAQACGTPVIAYGKGGALETVRDFRVHPEGATGLLFPQQTPESLIEAVEQFEALGRSPFNPEQIHTHSTQFHPKVFEERYSDLLKRAYQDLQQF
- a CDS encoding chromophore lyase CpcT/CpeT, which translates into the protein MTHSTDIVTLARWMAADFSNQEQAFENPPFFAHIRVCMRPLPFDLMGNISLYLEQAYDLDVTQPYRTRVLNFVLKENQIEVENHKVLGEQEFYGASRQPERLQKLTADRIEKLPGCTFQVQWTGHSFKATVEPGKGCVVVRNDKTTYLDSEFEVSPQGLISLDRGRDLETDERVWGSIAGPFEFVRWENFADEVQSQ
- a CDS encoding Crp/Fnr family transcriptional regulator, whose translation is MTVHNKTRVRIDLEPDAMNYQQFEAFNHLKPEQIQDFLKVGKQGTIAASKRILKQNVLCRQIIFLLEGEVQVSLETSKGEHTLSTISAPTVLGEISFFSGEPSSATVTTLTQIKVLVIDFDVLRQRLIEGDRVTALILLNMSQALAKRASTMTRQLSEFYVKQQEMETQVSEVQHASTAIFGEWSFI
- a CDS encoding proton extrusion protein PcxA, coding for MAKGSPWQKLQSSFRVLNRWFWQTPDRALDDAYEAVLKIQAIEDEYFGGQKIVPNSPQYNSTVQAYFKQELTNNLNAARIRLSEFNTSRFFVNSSSRKLANSLWQSSSINLDKNPIEDSQLTLEKLTTIDRVLSRYGSQTSSNSKAVIPVDPSQSLTVPQSKSSQSNRSQSLPPPTVEEITNAETISDQSSFLPRTILGTFKRVQKELDPKTEEELMNRFRISKFKTIISLRFILLAFLIPLLTQQIASNFIVGPIVDKFKEREQISIFLNEDMEAEAFMELEKFESQLKFEMLIGELPEMSPEEVQKELHHKAEEIKEEFKTHSSDAVKNIFSDFFAFVAFGWVVYTSKREITVLKSFMDDLVYGLSDSAKAFIIILFTDMFVGFHSPHGWEVILEGLSRHFGLPESREFIFLFIATFPVILDTVFKYWIFRYLNRISPSSVATYKEMND
- a CDS encoding DUF3318 domain-containing protein — its product is MKSYATSSARAEMNELRRLKGLLPPELQSWVIVEVATEMNPPLVRSEEIGNDEVEIQIDLAKWDQLAIDQRNLLFWHEVGRIQNDTIPKDGWEMAALAIGLGGAVGELWVQDGLLLLLALALCGVSGYRLYQKNNPEKTLQEAIQADEKAIALATRFGYTLPNAYKSLGSALKILIEQNPKKRQRSRYEARLQALKRSASKAKARAKGKTDAPFAAEPEPDYRSENIFG
- a CDS encoding type II toxin-antitoxin system RelE family toxin; this translates as MKSEVLPSFWQQYRQLNQEVRERTRKAYRLWADNPFHPSLHFKCINSEEEIWSVRVTRNYRVLGFKENDTVTWFWIGNHDDYERFFG
- the vapC gene encoding type II toxin-antitoxin system tRNA(fMet)-specific endonuclease VapC, yielding MRFLLDTNICIYAIKQKPLIVKERLQKVNTGDVGISIITLAELEYGAAKSQNPQRNRETLTRFCSPFQIVDFCPEDAQKFGQIRATLEQQGEPIGSYDLLIAAQAVNRGVTLVTNNIREFSWVEGLSLENWVEESLS